The proteins below are encoded in one region of Pyxidicoccus trucidator:
- a CDS encoding S8 family serine peptidase, producing MKSLSRAPWLGTLALSLSLVACGEAPTPPSSSPSQATASLLAPKPRFVPGHVIVKFRDADEASLRTSPPTVPGFRAQDVKSLAGGARLWSLEAEQRRLGASVAEEEADLLAALEALRADPRVEYAHEDLYMEYFAVPGDPLYVEQWHYPAINLPQAWNSVTGSVKVAVLDTGRLAHPDFTGRWTTGYDFGDNDADPTDDDTYHHGLHVAGIIAANANNGIGGAGICWGCQLMPVKVSNNNAPVMSNVGNAIRWAADNGARVINMSFGTTNGTSPCSGYAYMQSAVDHAVQKNVVVVAAAGNNAADTANVTPASCNGVIAVAASGRDGQLTAYSNRGERVDVTAPGGGPGFYGPSISCPMDGGSSGSDDDIGGIVSSWAIAKPSAQLLPGDYCHRYLSGTSMASPHVAGLAALILTQRPSMTPAQVAARIKSTATPLLCKTCGTGLINAAAAIFPPLPTKPAKGNWYNPARSGNGLDIQYAASDSLALTWLTYTSGGEPIWYSSTLTAETGVWAGDLYESYWNGVSASATKVGTARLTLSSGQWRFVWTKGAASGNEPIQRLTFGGGTTTMNLSGHWYNAQESGWGILFDSRGTVHVANVLVYKGTRPTWMQGVADSASTSLSFGLSYVTGTNLCPGCTGTPSVVAQPAGTLTVSGSSGVPYTAASSIQASFPGGTWNRSSFTLSRLTGP from the coding sequence GCCGACGAGGCGAGCCTGCGCACCTCGCCGCCGACGGTGCCCGGCTTCCGTGCCCAGGACGTCAAGTCGCTCGCCGGGGGCGCGCGGCTCTGGTCGCTGGAGGCGGAGCAGCGGCGCCTGGGCGCATCCGTCGCCGAGGAGGAGGCGGACCTGCTGGCCGCCCTCGAGGCGCTGCGCGCGGACCCCCGCGTCGAGTACGCGCACGAGGACCTCTACATGGAGTACTTCGCGGTGCCGGGTGATCCGCTGTACGTGGAGCAGTGGCACTACCCCGCCATCAACCTTCCCCAGGCCTGGAACAGCGTCACCGGCTCGGTGAAGGTCGCGGTGCTGGACACCGGCCGGCTCGCGCACCCGGACTTCACCGGGCGATGGACGACGGGCTACGACTTCGGTGACAACGACGCGGACCCGACGGACGACGACACGTACCACCACGGCCTGCACGTGGCCGGCATCATCGCGGCGAACGCGAACAACGGCATCGGCGGCGCGGGCATCTGCTGGGGCTGCCAGCTCATGCCCGTCAAGGTCTCCAACAACAACGCCCCGGTGATGAGCAACGTGGGCAACGCCATCCGGTGGGCCGCGGACAACGGGGCGCGCGTCATCAACATGAGCTTCGGGACGACCAACGGCACGTCCCCCTGCTCAGGCTACGCCTACATGCAGAGCGCGGTGGACCATGCCGTGCAGAAGAACGTCGTGGTGGTGGCCGCCGCGGGCAACAACGCGGCGGACACCGCCAACGTGACGCCCGCCTCATGCAACGGCGTCATCGCCGTGGCCGCGAGCGGGCGGGACGGACAGCTCACGGCCTACAGCAACCGCGGCGAGCGGGTCGACGTCACCGCGCCCGGAGGTGGCCCCGGGTTCTACGGCCCCTCCATCAGCTGCCCCATGGATGGGGGTAGCAGCGGCTCCGACGACGATATTGGCGGCATCGTGTCGTCCTGGGCGATAGCCAAGCCGAGCGCCCAGCTCCTGCCGGGGGACTACTGCCACCGCTACCTCAGCGGGACGTCCATGGCGTCGCCGCACGTCGCGGGCCTCGCGGCGCTCATCCTGACCCAGCGGCCCTCCATGACGCCCGCACAGGTCGCCGCGCGCATCAAGAGCACCGCCACGCCGCTGCTGTGCAAGACGTGCGGCACGGGCCTCATCAACGCCGCCGCCGCCATCTTCCCGCCGCTGCCGACGAAGCCCGCCAAGGGGAACTGGTACAACCCGGCGCGCAGCGGCAACGGCCTGGACATCCAGTACGCCGCCAGCGACTCGCTCGCGCTCACGTGGCTCACCTATACCTCGGGCGGCGAGCCCATCTGGTACTCGAGCACCCTCACCGCCGAGACGGGCGTGTGGGCGGGTGACCTCTACGAGTCGTACTGGAATGGCGTGAGCGCGTCCGCCACGAAGGTGGGGACGGCGAGGCTCACCCTCAGCAGCGGGCAGTGGCGCTTCGTCTGGACGAAGGGCGCGGCGTCGGGCAACGAGCCCATCCAGCGGCTGACCTTCGGTGGCGGCACCACGACGATGAACCTGAGCGGCCACTGGTACAACGCCCAGGAGTCCGGCTGGGGCATCCTCTTCGACTCCCGGGGGACGGTGCACGTCGCCAACGTCCTCGTCTACAAGGGCACCCGCCCGACGTGGATGCAGGGCGTGGCGGACAGCGCCTCGACGTCGCTCTCCTTCGGGCTGAGCTACGTGACGGGCACCAACCTGTGCCCGGGCTGCACGGGGACGCCCTCGGTGGTGGCACAGCCCGCCGGCACGCTCACCGTCAGCGGCTCGAGCGGCGTGCCCTACACGGCGGCGAGCTCCATCCAGGCGAGCTTCCCGGGCGGCACGTGGAACCGCTCGTCCTTCACGCTCAGCCGCCTGACGGGCCCGTAG
- a CDS encoding helix-turn-helix domain-containing protein encodes MVSAKERMEYWQENASRVFLGLRTEQKRRNEPFFGRLNHREAGPLSVTEVHSASQRVYRGEREISRAPRECFFICMQLEGVCTVRQPRRPEYQTRPGDVELLDGVRPGELSFDSEYRRVVILVPYAALRPRLIDADKSIGSVLRATEGTGALVSAYVNAFARNEVTEPAAGSLSDILVSLLAVGFNSLEDGPQADTASVREARRHAMRDYAERNLADPALSPTTVAAHFRCSTRYLHGLFAEGGESFMRWVLARRLARCRQALVAPELRERTIADLAFRWGFQDLSHFGRAFKAAFGMTPRECRAEGAGPRVPARARRRPTTH; translated from the coding sequence ATGGTCTCCGCGAAGGAGCGGATGGAGTACTGGCAGGAGAATGCCAGCCGGGTCTTCCTGGGCCTGCGCACGGAGCAGAAGCGCAGGAACGAGCCCTTCTTCGGCAGGCTCAACCATCGGGAAGCGGGGCCGTTGTCGGTGACGGAGGTGCACTCGGCCTCGCAGCGGGTGTACCGGGGGGAGCGGGAAATCTCGCGCGCTCCGCGCGAGTGCTTCTTCATCTGCATGCAGTTGGAGGGAGTCTGCACGGTGCGGCAGCCGCGCCGTCCGGAGTACCAGACCCGGCCGGGCGACGTGGAGCTGCTCGACGGAGTCCGGCCCGGCGAGCTCTCCTTCGACAGCGAGTACCGCCGGGTCGTCATCCTCGTCCCGTACGCCGCGCTGCGGCCACGACTCATCGACGCGGACAAGTCGATTGGGAGCGTGCTGCGGGCCACGGAGGGCACGGGGGCGCTCGTGTCCGCGTACGTGAATGCCTTCGCGCGCAACGAAGTCACCGAGCCGGCCGCGGGCTCCCTCTCGGACATCCTCGTGTCACTGCTCGCGGTGGGCTTCAACTCGCTCGAGGATGGACCGCAGGCGGACACCGCCAGCGTGCGAGAGGCCCGGCGGCATGCCATGCGGGACTACGCCGAGCGCAACCTCGCGGACCCCGCGCTGAGCCCGACGACGGTGGCCGCCCACTTCCGCTGCTCGACGCGCTACCTGCATGGGCTGTTCGCGGAAGGGGGCGAGTCCTTCATGCGCTGGGTGCTCGCGCGGCGCCTCGCCCGGTGCCGGCAGGCGCTCGTCGCTCCGGAGCTGCGGGAGCGGACCATCGCGGACCTCGCCTTCCGGTGGGGGTTCCAGGACCTCTCGCACTTCGGCCGCGCCTTCAAGGCGGCGTTCGGAATGACGCCCCGCGAGTGCCGCGCGGAAGGGGCCGGGCCTCGCGTTCCCGCCCGGGCCCGGCGGCGTCCGACGACGCACTGA